Proteins encoded within one genomic window of Fragaria vesca subsp. vesca linkage group LG1, FraVesHawaii_1.0, whole genome shotgun sequence:
- the LOC101293523 gene encoding probable acyl-activating enzyme 12, peroxisomal-like, translating into MSASMNMLPKCDANYAALTPTTFLKRAAMFYSNRTSLIYEGTRFTWRQTHDRCCRLASSLLSLNIAKHDVVSVLAPNIPALYEMHFAVPMAGAVLNTINSRLDAKNIASILKHSGAKVFFVDYEYVPQAREALRILMTGSHPSMMPLVIVIDDIESPTGVRLGELEYEQLIHKGNPRFVPVDVADEWDPIALNYTSGTTSEPKGVVYSHRGAYLSTLSLLLGWEMGSEPVYLWTLPMFHCNGWTFTWGVAARGGTNVCLRNTTAYDIYRNIRRHHVTHMCCAPIIFNILLEAKPHERCRITNPIQILTGGAPPPAPLLGKIEPLGFKVTHAYGLTEATGPALVCEWQAKWNKLAKEEQSKLKARQGIGILTLAEVDVKELDTMASVPHDGKTMGEIVLRGSSIMKGYFKDKEATNKAFKKGWFLTGDVGVIHPDGYLEIKDRSKDVIISGGENISSVELESVLYRHPQVLEAAVVAMPHPRWGESPCAFVALRSDSTTVTEGDIIAYCRKNLPRFMVPKKVEFVAELPKTATGKIQKFELRAKAKAFNVVVSSDTQQQVIDPHYNEEHILALSRL; encoded by the exons ATGAGTGCATCGATGAATATGCTTCCCAAATGCGATGCCAATTACGCAGCTCTCACCCCTACAACTTTCTTGAAGAGAGCTGCTATGTTTTACTCCAACCGTACTTCCCTCATCTATGAAGGAACTCGCTTCACATGGCGCCAAACTCATGATCGTTGCTGCCGTCTCGCTTCTTCCCTTCTTTCCCTTAACATTGCCAAACACGATGTG GTTTCGGTGTTGGCTCCCAATATTCCTGCATTGTATGAAATGCATTTCGCGGTGCCGATGGCTGGTGCCGTACTCAACACCATCAACTCTAGACTTGATGCCAAAAACATCGCTTCCATTCTCAAACACTCCGGCGCCAAAGTCTTCTTTGTCGACTACGAGTACGTCCCTCAGGCGCGGGAGGCTCTAAGGATCCTCATGACGGGCTCTCACCCATCCATGATGCCGCTGGTCATCGTGATCGACGACATCGAATCTCCTACCGGAGTTCGGTTGGGAGAACTCGAGTACGAGCAGCTCATCCACAAGGGCAATCCCCGGTTCGTTCCGGTCGACGTCGCCGACGAGTGGGATCCAATTGCCTTGAACTACACTTCTGGCACAACTTCTGAACCAAAAGGTGTTGTGTACAGCCACAGAGGTGCTTACTTGAGCACACTGAGCCTACTTCTGGGTTGGGAAATGGGGAGCGAGCCTGTTTATCTATGGACGCTCCCAATGTTCCACTGCAACGGCTGGACCTTCACTTGGGGCGTGGCGGCACGCGGCGGAACCAACGTCTGCCTCCGCAACACCACCGCATACGACATCTACCGCAACATCAGAAGACACCATGTAACGCACATGTGTTGCGCTCCCATCATTTTCAACATACTCCTAGAAGCCAAGCCCCACGAGCGTTGCCGCATCACAAACCCTATTCAGATCCTCACCGGCGGCGCACCGCCACCAGCTCCGCTGCTCGGGAAAATCGAGCCGCTCGGGTTCAAAGTCACCCACGCGTACGGCCTGACCGAAGCAACCGGACCGGCTCTTGTTTGCGAGTGGCAGGCCAAGTGGAACAAGCTAGCCAAAGAGGAGCAATCCAAGCTCAAAGCGAGACAAGGAATAGGCATACTGACTCTTGCTGAGGTTGACGTGAAGGAACTGGACACAATGGCGAGTGTTCCCCACGACGGCAAGACCATGGGAGAGATTGTGTTACGTGGAAGTAGCATCATGAAAGGTTACTTCAAGGACAAGGAGGCCACCAACAAGGCCTTCAAGAAGGGCTGGTTCTTGACCGGAGACGTCGGCGTTATACACCCGGATGGTTACCTTGAAATAAAGGACAGATCGAAAGACGTGATCATCTCCGGTGGGGAGAACATCAGCAGTGTAGAACTGGAGAGCGTGCTGTACAGACACCCACAAGTGTTGGAAGCGGCAGTGGTGGCAATGCCCCACCCTCGCTGGGGTGAGAGTCCTTGTGCTTTCGTGGCCCTCAGAAGCGACAGCACCACCGTGACGGAGGGTGACATCATCGCCTACTGTCGGAAGAATCTGCCACGCTTCATGGTTCCGAAAAAGGTGGAGTTTGTGGCTGAGCTGCCCAAGACTGCGACCGGGAAGATTCAAAAGTTCGAGCTGAGGGCTAAGGCCAAGGCATTCAACGTCGTCGTATCATCGGATACTCAACAACAAGTCATTGATCCTCATTACAACGAGGAGCATATTCTTGCTTTGTCCCGTCTGTGA
- the LOC101293821 gene encoding butyrate--CoA ligase AAE11, peroxisomal-like produces MGTEMMNMLPKCEANYAALTPTTFLKRAASFYADRTSLIYEGTRFTWRQTYDRCSRLASSLVCLNILNHDVVSVLAPNVPAMYEMHFAVPMAGAVLNTINTRLDAKNIASILKHSGAKVFFVDYQFVPVASEALRILMNTSAEPSMMPLVIVIDDIDSPTGVRLGELEYEQLIHKGNPRFVPVDVADEWDPIALNYTSGTTSEPKGVVYSHRGAYLSTLSLILGWEMGSEPVYLWTLPMFHCNGWTFTWGVAARGGTNVCLRNTTAYDIYRNIKRHQVTHMCCAPIIFNILLEAKPHERCEIVSPIQILTGGAPPPAPLLEKIEPLGFKVTHAYGLTEATGPALVCEWQAKWNKLPKEEQSNLKARQGISILTLADVDVKDSDTMESVPHDGKTMGEIVLRGSSIMKGYFKDPKATNKAFKNGWFFTGDVGVVHPDGYLEIKDRSKDVIISGGENISSVELESVLYRHPNILEAAAVAMPHPRWGETPCAFVALRSNDSNVNVKESDIINYCRKNLPHFMVPKRVVFVPELPKTNGKILKFKLRERAKAFEPVDVSENQQQAVVNSHPNSGYNEQILALSRL; encoded by the exons ATGGGAACGGAGATGATGAATATGCTTCCCAAATGTGAAGCCAACTACGCTGCTCTCACCCCCACTACTTTCTTGAAGAGAGCTGCGTCTTTTTATGCTGACCGCACCTCCCTCATCTACGAAGGCACTCGCTTCACTTGGCGCCAGACCTACGACCGCTGCTCTCGTCTCGCCTCCTCTCTTGTTTGCCTCAACATTCTCAACCATGATGTG GTATCAGTCCTGGCTCCTAATGTTCCGGCAATGTACGAGATGCACTTTGCGGTGCCTATGGCCGGTGCGGTGCTCAACACCATCAACACCCGCCTCGATGCCAAGAACATTGCTTCCATTCTCAAACACTCAGGCGCCAAGGTCTTCTTTGTGGACTACCAGTTCGTCCCGGTGGCCAGTGAGGCTCTCAGAATCCTTATGAACACTTCTGCTGAGCCCTCCATGATGCCGTTAGTCATCGTGATCGACGACATCGACTCTCCCACCGGGGTTCGGTTGGGAGAACTCGAGTACGAGCAGCTCATTCACAAGGGCAATCCACGGTTCGTCCCCGTCGACGTCGCCGACGAGTGGGATCCAATTGCCTTGAACTACACTTCTGGCACAACTTCTGAACCAAAAGGTGTTGTGTACAGCCACAGAGGTGCTTACTTAAGCACTTTAAGTTTAATCCTGGGTTGGGAAATGGGGAGCGAGCCTGTTTATCTATGGACACTCCCTATGTTCCACTGCAACGGCTGGACCTTCACTTGGGGTGTGGCGGCACGCGGCGGAACCAACGTCTGCCTCCGCAACACCACCGCGTATGACATCTACCGCAACATCAAACGACACCAGGTCACCCACATGTGCTGTGCTCCCATCATCTTCAACATTCTCCTCGAGGCCAAACCCCACGAGCGCTGCGAGATCGTCTCCCCTATCCAAATACTTACCGGTGGAGCACCTCCCCCAGCTCCGTTGCTTGAGAAAATCGAGCCGTTGGGTTTCAAGGTGACACATGCATATGGCCTGACTGAAGCAACCGGACCGGCTTTGGTTTGCGAGTGGCAGGCCAAGTGGAACAAGCTGCCCAAGGAGGAGCAGTCGAATCTCAAAGCAAGGCAAGGAATAAGCATTTTGACTCTCGCTGACGTTGACGTGAAGGACTCGGATACAATGGAGAGTGTTCCTCACGACGGCAAAACCATGGGGGAGATTGTGCTGCGAGGGAGTAGCATCATGAAGGGTTACTTCAAGGACCCAAAGGCCACGAACAAAGCGTTCAAGAACGGCTGGTTCTTCACCGGCGACGTCGGTGTTGTCCACCCGGATGGTTATTTGGAAATTAAAGACAGGTCAAAAGACGTCATCATCTCTGGCGGTGAGAACATTAGTAGTGTGGAGTTGGAGAGCGTGCTTTACAGGCACCCGAACATTCTAGAAGCGGCGGCGGTGGCAATGCCTCACCCGCGGTGGGGTGAGACTCCTTGTGCTTTCGTGGCCCTTAGAAGCAACGACTCCAACGTGAACGTAAAGGAGTCTGATATCATCAATTACTGCCGGAAGAACTTGCCGCACTTTATGGTTCCGAAAAGGGTGGTGTTTGTGCCTGAACTGCCCAAGACTAACGGGAAGATTCTCAAGTTCAAGCTGAGGGAACGGGCTAAGGCCTTCGAACCCGTCGACGTATCGGAAAATCAGCAGCAAGCCGTCGTGAATTCTCACCCAAATTCTGGCTACAATGAGCAGATTCTGGCTTTGTCCCGGCTTTGA